In Salinibacterium sp. dk2585, a single window of DNA contains:
- a CDS encoding alpha/beta fold hydrolase, with translation MAVLLLHGLGTSAAHLLDQLGPALPGGAEVIAPDIRAHGESTLIGDAADFSFAALTAEVADAVRASAASGALSIVGVSMGAALGLRLALAGEFEIDRLVLIRPSFTDRPLPHNLRAFPVMGELLMRHGATAAEQRFKSSSLYHALTLVTHAGANAALQQFRAPDATARAIRLVEVPRNRAFRDSEELAMLDAPTTIIAAPRDPVHPVSIAEQWQVGIRGSTLTMLPARDDGMAAHLVALRAAVSSALA, from the coding sequence GTGGCCGTGCTGCTGCTCCACGGGCTCGGCACGAGCGCCGCACACCTGCTCGACCAGCTCGGGCCCGCGCTGCCTGGGGGCGCGGAGGTGATCGCACCCGACATCCGGGCACACGGCGAATCGACGCTCATCGGCGATGCCGCCGACTTCTCATTCGCCGCGCTCACCGCCGAGGTCGCCGACGCCGTGCGCGCCTCCGCGGCGTCGGGGGCACTCTCGATCGTCGGAGTGTCCATGGGGGCGGCGCTTGGCCTCCGCCTCGCGCTCGCGGGCGAGTTCGAGATCGACCGGCTCGTGCTCATCCGCCCCTCCTTCACCGACCGGCCGCTCCCCCACAACCTGCGCGCCTTCCCCGTCATGGGCGAACTGCTCATGCGGCACGGCGCCACCGCAGCCGAGCAGCGTTTCAAGTCGTCGAGCCTCTACCACGCGCTCACCCTCGTGACACATGCGGGCGCGAACGCCGCCCTGCAGCAGTTCCGGGCTCCGGATGCGACGGCCAGGGCCATTCGTCTCGTCGAGGTCCCGCGCAACCGTGCCTTCCGCGATTCCGAAGAACTCGCGATGTTGGACGCGCCGACGACGATCATCGCGGCGCCCCGCGACCCCGTGCATCCGGTCTCCATCGCGGAGCAGTGGCAGGTCGGCATCCGCGGTTCGACGCTCACCATGCTGCCCGCCCGCGACGACGGGATGGCCGCGCACCTGGTCGCCTTGCGGGCGGCGGTCAGCTCCGCACTCGCCTGA
- a CDS encoding EamA family transporter has translation MKPRDRLLAALVALIWGLNFVVIDWGMEGVPPLLFVAIRFVVVLLPAIFFVRRPQVPWRFIVGVGLFMSLGQFALLYSSMHLGMPPGLAALVLQAQVVFTMLIAAGALREIPRPTQLAGALIGSLGLAVVAFGRDAQVPLLAFLLCIGAALSWGVGNVVSRASGAKGGLSLTVWSALVVPVPLFVLSLLLEGPQEVATALSGLGIEAILATLYTAVIASLVAYGIFNSLLSRYPAASVVPWILLVPVVGIVAAWLLLGEVPNTAELLGGALMLAGLLVAQRAGAGPFRRVRS, from the coding sequence GTGAAGCCCCGCGATCGACTCCTCGCAGCGCTTGTCGCGCTCATCTGGGGCCTCAACTTCGTCGTGATCGACTGGGGAATGGAGGGTGTGCCGCCCCTGTTGTTCGTCGCCATCCGCTTCGTGGTGGTGCTGCTGCCCGCGATCTTCTTCGTGCGGCGGCCCCAGGTGCCCTGGCGGTTCATCGTGGGGGTCGGGCTCTTCATGTCGCTCGGGCAGTTCGCGTTGCTCTACTCCTCGATGCACCTCGGGATGCCGCCGGGCCTCGCCGCGCTCGTGCTGCAGGCGCAGGTGGTCTTCACGATGCTCATCGCCGCGGGCGCGCTCCGCGAGATCCCTCGTCCGACCCAACTCGCGGGGGCGTTGATCGGTTCGCTCGGGCTCGCCGTCGTGGCGTTCGGGCGTGACGCGCAGGTGCCGCTCCTCGCCTTCCTGCTCTGCATCGGTGCGGCACTCTCGTGGGGTGTCGGCAATGTCGTCTCGCGGGCATCCGGTGCGAAGGGCGGCCTGTCGCTGACGGTGTGGTCGGCGCTGGTCGTGCCCGTGCCGCTCTTCGTGCTCTCCCTCCTGCTCGAGGGGCCGCAGGAGGTCGCGACGGCACTGTCTGGGCTCGGCATCGAGGCCATCCTGGCGACCCTCTACACCGCCGTCATCGCAAGCCTCGTGGCCTACGGGATCTTCAACTCGCTGCTGTCGCGGTATCCGGCTGCGTCGGTTGTGCCGTGGATCCTGCTCGTGCCCGTCGTTGGCATCGTTGCGGCGTGGCTGTTGCTCGGGGAGGTTCCCAATACGGCGGAACTGCTCGGCGGGGCACTCATGCTCGCGGGCCTGCTGGTGGCGCAGCGCGCTGGTGCTGGGCCGTTCAGGCGAGTGCGGAGCTGA
- the rplA gene encoding 50S ribosomal protein L1: MATKSKAYRAAAEKIEEGKFYTPNEAVDIARETGSKKFDSTVEVALKLNVDPRKADQMVRGTVILPHGTGKTARVIVFATGPAAEAAIAAGADEVGGDELIERVAGGWTDFDSAVSTPEFMGKVGRLGKVLGPRGLMPNPKTGTVTPDTAKAVSEIKGGKIEFRVDKHANVHFIVGKASFDAEKLHENLRSALDEVVRLKPSSAKGRYIAKATVTTTFGPGIPVDVNAI; encoded by the coding sequence ATGGCAACCAAGTCCAAGGCCTACCGGGCCGCAGCCGAGAAGATCGAAGAAGGCAAGTTCTACACGCCCAACGAGGCCGTAGACATCGCCCGTGAGACCGGCTCGAAGAAGTTCGATTCGACCGTCGAGGTCGCGCTCAAGCTGAACGTCGACCCCCGCAAGGCCGACCAGATGGTTCGCGGCACCGTGATCCTTCCCCACGGCACGGGCAAGACCGCCCGCGTCATCGTGTTCGCAACGGGCCCCGCGGCTGAGGCAGCGATCGCTGCTGGCGCCGACGAGGTCGGTGGCGACGAGCTCATCGAGCGCGTGGCGGGAGGCTGGACCGACTTCGACTCGGCCGTCTCGACCCCCGAGTTCATGGGCAAGGTCGGTCGCCTCGGTAAGGTGCTCGGCCCGCGTGGCCTCATGCCGAACCCGAAGACCGGCACGGTCACGCCCGACACGGCGAAGGCTGTCTCCGAGATCAAGGGCGGAAAGATCGAGTTCCGCGTCGACAAGCACGCCAACGTGCACTTCATCGTGGGCAAGGCGTCGTTCGACGCTGAGAAGCTGCACGAGAACCTGCGCTCTGCGCTCGACGAGGTTGTGCGCCTCAAGCCGAGCTCGGCAAAGGGACGCTACATCGCGAAGGCGACCGTCACGACCACGTTCGGCCCCGGCATCCCCGTGGACGTCAACGCGATCTGA